In Gemmatimonadales bacterium, one genomic interval encodes:
- a CDS encoding diguanylate cyclase: MPPLVAGWLTGKGFPSLAVGDAAQIEAMTLRALPAMVLVDGNGDVAPGLGLCRRLKADAYTAIVPVAFLEDAHVEPRVHEAFRAGADEVLTPLFDPEEQRARLDVLLTRTERNVSVHPSTRLPGTNEIERDIKRRMDSGREFAVCYADLDHFKEYNDRYSYNDGDRVILLLSRILHDVVKGLCGQEGFVGHIGGDDFIVILSLEMTDPCCSEIITVFDLLIPLQYSEQDRRAGYFFGKDRRGQLHKVPYMTLSIGIVTNERRRFTHPAQVSGLATEMKSYAKTLPGSVFVVDRRQDPELGKES; this comes from the coding sequence ATGCCGCCACTGGTGGCGGGCTGGCTAACGGGGAAGGGATTCCCCTCGCTGGCGGTCGGCGACGCGGCCCAGATCGAGGCCATGACGCTACGCGCGCTCCCTGCCATGGTGCTGGTGGACGGGAACGGGGACGTGGCGCCGGGCCTCGGGCTCTGTCGCCGCCTCAAGGCCGACGCCTACACGGCGATCGTCCCCGTCGCGTTCCTGGAGGACGCGCACGTGGAGCCGCGGGTGCACGAGGCCTTCCGCGCGGGCGCGGACGAAGTCCTCACGCCGCTCTTCGATCCGGAGGAACAGCGCGCGCGGCTGGACGTCCTGCTCACGCGCACCGAGCGCAACGTGAGCGTGCATCCGTCCACGCGCCTCCCCGGCACCAACGAGATCGAGCGCGACATCAAGCGGCGCATGGACAGCGGCCGGGAGTTCGCGGTGTGCTACGCGGACCTGGACCACTTCAAGGAGTACAACGATCGGTACTCGTACAACGACGGGGACCGCGTCATCCTGCTGCTGTCGCGCATCCTTCACGACGTCGTGAAGGGGCTGTGCGGGCAGGAGGGATTCGTGGGACACATCGGCGGCGACGACTTCATCGTCATATTGTCCCTCGAGATGACCGACCCATGCTGCAGCGAGATAATCACGGTGTTCGACCTGCTGATCCCGCTGCAGTACTCGGAGCAGGACCGACGGGCGGGGTACTTCTTCGGGAAGGACCGTCGCGGCCAGCTGCACAAGGTCCCGTATATGACGCTGTCCATCGGGATCGTCACGAACGAGCGCCGGCGTTTCACGCACCCGGCGCAGGTGAGCGGGCTGGCGACCGAAATGAAGAGTTATGCTAAGACGCTTCCGGGTTCGGTGTTTGTCGTCGATCGGCGCCAGGACCCCGAGCTTGGCAAGGAAAGCTGA
- a CDS encoding glycerol-3-phosphate acyltransferase, protein MIRIVGPALASYLVGSLPIARLLPPAREAGVSPPWVRAALIVADVLKGAVAMSLIGSSANPYAQSMVATAVVAGHQWPFWPSARDELGLAVAAGALTVVTPIAVPVWAVLWGIGYVTSGFVAAGSAAATLLFPVVIGLLAGWPFALGSLPVCALLLERLRAPLRRILAGEEPKHYWR, encoded by the coding sequence TTGATCCGCATCGTCGGGCCGGCGCTGGCGTCCTACCTCGTAGGATCGCTCCCCATCGCCCGCCTCCTGCCACCCGCGCGCGAGGCGGGCGTTTCTCCGCCTTGGGTCCGCGCGGCACTCATTGTCGCCGACGTGCTCAAGGGCGCGGTAGCGATGAGCTTGATCGGGTCGAGCGCCAATCCGTACGCACAGTCGATGGTCGCCACTGCTGTCGTCGCCGGGCACCAGTGGCCGTTCTGGCCCTCGGCGCGGGACGAGCTGGGCCTGGCGGTGGCCGCGGGCGCGCTCACCGTCGTGACTCCGATCGCCGTGCCGGTGTGGGCCGTGCTGTGGGGGATAGGCTACGTCACGTCGGGCTTTGTCGCGGCGGGTAGTGCGGCCGCGACCTTGCTGTTCCCCGTGGTCATCGGGCTCCTCGCGGGATGGCCATTCGCCCTCGGCTCGCTCCCGGTCTGCGCGCTCCTGCTCGAGCGGCTGCGGGCGCCGCTCCGACGGATCCTGGCCGGCGAGGAGCCGAAGCACTACTGGCGCTGA